The Podospora pseudocomata strain CBS 415.72m chromosome 1 map unlocalized CBS415.72m_1, whole genome shotgun sequence genome has a segment encoding these proteins:
- a CDS encoding uncharacterized protein (EggNog:ENOG503P7X7), which produces MSHIYYQPPDEAIQEDYGSDEGPANHGEGKDWDETELELCGAIRTNITSPCDLTGEVHPILSNWIPAPSTPSDDGPSDEVLIPELHQPLLLASRILEREALPWFSDFFIEDIFSPSYAGYLRPFVENDRQKDQDKTPLVIVRHHKARWATPAMRQYWCQLAAERLRSEELTSRVRWSLDDSIVHTKRAYGYTPRYPHTPGEKHKIDLPDLIIEYDKLAKLRGEKGRTLTVLLMRPFARRLYDLRVMGGRGREEYCRTAFMAAVTMLHELAHVIYWQDFRAVNRRLYEPFYGGDLEMELGDSLIASIFGGWTPVLVNWTSGWHFNPTFQDGIAWCQCLNWDYHTKRPRYRAHYSIRVD; this is translated from the exons ATGTCACATATATACTACCAACCGCCTGATGAGGCCATTCAAGAAGATTATGGCTCCGACGAGGGGCCAGCTAACCACGGCGAAGGCAAAGACTGGGACGAAACCGAGTTGGAACTGTGCGGTGCCATTC GAACAAACATCACCTCCCCGTGTGACCTCACTGGCGAAgtccaccccatcctcagcAACTGGATtccagcaccatcaacacccagcGACGATGGCCCCTCCGATGAGGTCCTCATCCCGGaactccaccaacccctgctACTCGCCAGCCGCATCCTCGAGCGTGAGGCGTTGCCCTGGTTCTCAGACTTCTTCATAGAGGATATATTCTCCCCTTCCTACGCCGGCTATCTGCGCCCCTTTGTCGAAAACGACCGGCAAAAGGACCAAGACAAAACCCCCTTGGTCATTGTCCGCCATCACAAAGCCCGTTGGGCCACACCTGCAATGCGCCAGTACTGGTGTCAGCTTGCTGCCGAGAGGCTTCGGAGTGAGGAGCTCACCAGCCGGGTTAGATGGAGTTTAGATGACAGCATTGTACACACCAAACGGGCGTATGGATATACACCCCGGTATCCTCACACTCCGGGGGAAAAGCACAAGATCGACTTGCCTGACTTGATCATTGAGTATGACAAGCTAGCCAAGTtgaggggggaaaaggggaggacTCTGACGGTGCTGCTCATGAGGCCGTTCGCGAGGAGGTTGTATGACctgagggtgatggggggacGAGGTCGGGAGGAATACTGCAGGACGGCGTTTATGGCTGCTGTTACCATGCTTCATGA ACTTGCCCATGTCATTTACTGGCAGGACTTCCGGGCTGTAAACAGACGGTTATACGAGCCGTTCTACGGGGGGGATCTAGAAATGGAACTGGGCGACAGTTTGATCGCGTCAATTTTTGGAGGTTGGACGCCGGTGTTAGTCAACTGGACTTCTGGGTGGCATTTCAACCCAACATTTCAAGACGGTATCGCATGGTGCCAGTGCTTGAACTGGGACTATCATACGAAGAGGCCGCGGTACAGGGCTCATTACTCCATACGCGTGGACTAG
- a CDS encoding uncharacterized protein (EggNog:ENOG503NW73; COG:G), with product MADSINLVAIHDSLIAIARQAGEIMRNATGKELETDEKMNAVDVVTETDKRIEDLVNSILTKEYPTFSFVGEESYVKGVTKVTDAPTFICDPIDGTQNFIHGFPLACISLGFTLGRKPQVGVVYNPFSDVLFSAIKGQGAFMVDNFSLAPGQGQGKPQQLPLRPGRKLGSLETALVGIEFGSQRDGHNFDLKLEVYKELTASKATGGAMAGAVRSMGSAALNICYTAAGVMDVYWEGGCYAWDVAAGWCILEEAGGRMAGGNPGVWDPAVDDRKYIAVRQGGEEEQKKIVEEFWALMKGKEMEYEH from the exons ATGGCAGACAGCATCAACCTCGTCGCCATCCATGACTccctcatcgccatcgcccgcCAGGCAGGCGAGATCATGCGCAATGCCACCGGCAAGGAACTTGAGACAGACGAGAAAATGAACG CCGTCGACGTAGTCACGGAAACAGACAAGCGCATCGAGGACCTCGTCAACTCGATCCTCACAAAGGAATaccccaccttctccttcgtCGGCGAGGAGTCCTACGTCAAGGGGGTAACCAAGGTCACCGACGCGCCCACCTTCATCTGCGACCCGATCGACGGGACCCAAAACTTCATCCACGGTTTCCCGCTTGCTTGCATCTCGCTGGGGTTCACCCTGGGCAGGAAGCCCCAGGTGGGCGTGGTGTACAACCCCTTCTCTGATGTCTTGTTCTCTGCCATCAAGGGACAGGGTGCGTTCATGGTGGACAACTTTTCTTTGGCACCTGGTCAGGGGCAGGGGAAGCCGCAGCAATTGCCGTTGAGGCCTgggaggaagctggggagTTTGGAGACGGCGTTGGTGGGGATCGAGTTCGGGAGTCAGAGGGACGGGCATAACTTTGActtgaagctggaggtgtACAAGGAGCTGACGGCTTCCAAGGCGACGGGCGGTGCGATGGCTGGTGCGGTGAGGAGTATGGGGAGCGCGGCGCTGAATATTTGCTAtacggcggcgggggtgatggaCGTTTactgggaaggggggtgttaTGCTTGGGATGTGGCGGCTGGGTGGTGTATTCTTGAGGAAGCGGGCGGTAGGATGGCGGGCGGGAACCCGGGAGTGTGGGATCCGGCGGTGGATGACAGGAAGTATATTGCTGTTAGGcaaggtggggaggaggagcagaagaaaaTTGTGGAGGAGTTTTGGGCGCTGATGAAgggcaaggagatggagTACGAGCATTAG
- a CDS encoding uncharacterized protein (EggNog:ENOG503P3Y7), translated as MHPAGVAILVIILLLIAAGVGWIVLSRIRAQRLGLPPPPLSSYIPFLGSSSSSSYGPTPAPGGIKGWFNDKLRQIKQARNTRTAAGAYEGSSSYNAGYSGGGGQGFRSLDDSAWDARVGDYNPYEEERELGLRPPPPGAATGGEGYQMNVPRDPEEQEERRGRSTQREPQPQLKPNPFGDDAEPSNISLRGVSPRPMAVDTSFAARKQQQGQQGRQQEDNSPTERRSIFRENM; from the exons ATGCACCCAGCAGGCGTTGCCATCCTGGTGATTATTCTGCTTTTAATAGCAGCCGGGGTTGGATGGATTGTCTTATCACGAATTAGGGCGCAACGGTTAGGT ctcccaccaccccctttgAGTTCCTACATACCCTTTCTTGgatcctcgtcgtcctcctcgtaCGGCCCAACTCCCGCACCAGGCGGCATCAAGGGATGGTTCAACGATAAATTGCGCCAGATCAAGCAGGCCCGCAACACCCGCACCGCGGCCGGCGCATACGAAGGCTCCTCCTCGTACAACGCAGGGTACTCCGGtggaggcggccaaggctTCAGATCACTTGATGACTCTGCCTGGGATGCCCGCGTGGGCGATTACAACCCCTATGAAGAAGAGCGGGAATTGGGACTCCGCCCACCTCCGCCAGGAGCTGCTACaggtggggagggatatCAGATGAATGTGCCCCGTGATCCTGAGgagcaagaagaaagaagaggaaggtcGACCCAGCGAGAGCCTCAGCCTCAGCTGAAGCCAAATCCGTTTGGGGACGATGCCGAGCCGAGCAACATTTCGCTTAGAGGGGTGTCCCCGAGGCCGATGGCGGTTGACACCAGTTTTGCGGcgaggaagcagcagcaagggcaaCAGGGAAGGCAGCAGGAGGATAACAGCCCCACGGAGAGGAGATCCATTTTCCGGGAGAACATGTAA
- a CDS encoding uncharacterized protein (EggNog:ENOG503NYJ9; COG:S) has protein sequence MDWIRSLFPGGRPEYTSLPEDELSAGQRRVFREHEHKRKLRLLIVAMFVTILAILGLLFIQATDGSNGRPRRLRKCDTPDLGFQCDANISHSWGQYSPYFAVPSEIDPAIPQDCELTFAQVLSRHGARDPTLGKSVQYIYLVNRIQENAERYGSGFEFLKTYKFGLGADQLTLFGERQMVNSGLQFYNRYQSLASKSVPFVRASDQNRVVVSAKNWTQGYNTALKKDESSNLPHKPLPILEISEAKGLNNTLSHGLCDAFEKGGKYSELGDSAQATYLATFAPPINARINANLPGVNLTNEDLISLMDLCPFNTVASPTGVLSPFCDLFTEEEWKLYDYYESLGKYYGYGPGNPLGPTQGVGWVNELIARLTRRPVEDHTTTNSTLDESPETFPLDRELYADFSHDNDMMGILGALGVYNGVKPLNNNTRQEPEDAGGFSAAWTVAFAARIYVEKMVCGGTKGNGEELVRILVNGRVVKPHNCEADDFGRCKLDQFVEGLEFARKGGKWGECWA, from the exons ATGGATTGGATTCGTTCGTTATTTCCGGGTGGAAGGCCTGAGTATACTTCACTTCCGGAGGATGAGTTATCTGCTGGACAGAGACGGGTTTTCCGGGAGCATGAGCACAAACGCAAACTGCGATTGTTGATAGTTGCGATGTTTGTGACTATTCTGGCGATCCTGGGCCTGCTGTTCAT TCAGGCAACAGACGGTTCCAACGGCCGACCGCGTCGTTTGCGCAAGTGCGATACCCCAGATCTGGGATTCCAATGTGATGCCAATATTTCCCACTCATGGGGACAGTACTCGCCGTACTTTGCCGTCCCTTCCGAGATCGACCCAGCTATTCCCCAAGACTGCGAGTTGACCTTTGCGCAGGTCCTCTCTCGCCATGGCGCCAGGGACCCAACTCTTGGAAAGTCGGTCCAGTACATCTACCTCGTCAACCGGATTCAGGAGAATGCCGAACGCTATGGATCGGGATTCGAGTTTCTCAAGACCTACAAATTTGGTCTCGGCGCAGACCAGCTCACCCTCTTCGGCGAGCGCCAAATGGTCAACTCAGGCCTCCAGTTCTACAACCGCTACCAATCCCTTGCCAGCAAATCAGTTCCGTTCGTTCGCGCCTCGGACCAGAACAGAGTGGTGGTCTCTGCCAAAAACTGGACTCAAGGTTACAACACTGCTCTCAAGAAGGATGAATCGTCCAACCTCCCTCACAAGCCTCTTCCTATCCTTGAGATATCTGAGGCCAAGGgtctcaacaacaccctctctCACGGCCTATGCGACGCATTCGAAAAAGGAGGGAAATATTCCGAGTTAGGCGACTCCGCCCAGGCTACCTACCTTGCGACATTTGCACCTCCCATCAACGCCCGCATCaacgccaacctccccgGTGTCAACCTCACAAATGAAGACCTGATCAGCTTGATGGACCTCTGCCCGTTCAACACTGTTGCCTCGCCTACCGGTGTCTTGTCCCCCTTTTGTGATTTGTTCACCGAAGAGGAATGGAAGTTGTACGATTACTACGAGTCACTAGGGAAATACTACGGTTATGGTCCCGGGAACCCGCTCGGTCCTACGCAGGGGGTGGGCTGGGTGAATGAGCTCATTGCtaggttgacgaggaggccggtggaggaTCACACGACGACGAACTCGACGCTGGACGAGAGCCCGGAGACGTTCCCGTTGGATAGGGAACTGTATGCCGATTTCAGCCATGATAATGATATGATGGGGATTTTGGGAGCGCTGGGAGTGTATAATGGGGTGAAGCCCCTGAATAACAATACGAGACAGGAACCGGAAGATGCAGGAGGGTTTAGTGCTGCTTGGACGGTAGCTTTTGCGGCCAGAATATATGTTGAGAAGATGGTTTGTGGAGGGACGAAAGGAAACGGGGAAGAGTTGGTTAGGATCCTGGTTAACGGGAGAGTGGTGAAGCCACACAATTGTGAGGCTGATGATTTTGGGAGGTGTAAACTGGATCAGTTTGTGGAAGGGTTGGAGTTTGCGAGGAAGGGCGGGAAATGGGGAGAGTGCTGGGCTTAG
- a CDS encoding uncharacterized protein (EggNog:ENOG503P5KN), whose translation MVASWFSSVTLCCGAEDKEEDRPSTAERKIVVLRDQPAPIQAPTAGPQWPSEKTYERTLERERDHSRGRRYSRDNASMRNWFSKPASSSTSSSTRRLQISGPTNFRHLTAESFQYPTPTPPPAPRQRVRSFRPLELSIYAPKNRLTPILPHLERGENFITPPPRAHTANSSRWDASSTTTVGAPERSYSVMSFHIPRKHVRQSSAGSDVSTVMTAPRIPPKSRARASTAPNTERIVARIASALVEKERLQAEINSVVERQSIYLGSRPSTAIDPKDLYPLPSIPAMPAAAPSFAERLSTDRPSTAPANTGTNLYTQRKTMELAQAAFNSHPPHTPYSPSRYDDEEVTDNNNNNNNNNNQTDYSYLDRPLAPPLPLILRPPLRKKKSFSRVSSWLFNPDEQHNFQKPATREGSIDESTLVTTSPRPIKETDGFYQCVAPPEGLPRTSMETSSSVYTYETTSEEEDTKTAPTTNWSPGSSPRVKQTQTPKQTPPLSQRVRFAVEDIEEKEAKSRTFQPSPPPPKMKMEKGIAPAVGLGVPMGMEGHRPLSVGVAF comes from the exons ATGGTTGCCTCGTGGTTTAGCTCTGTTACACTCTGCTGCGGCGctgaggacaaggaggaggatcgcCCGA GCACCGCAGAAAGGAAGATCGTCGTGCTGCGAGATCAACCTGCTCCCATTCAAGCACCAACAGCAGGGCCACAGTGGCCCAGCGAGAAGACATACGAAAGGacgttggagagggaaagggacCATAGCCGCGGGCGCAGGTACAGCCGGGATAATGCTTCCATGAGAAACTGGTTTTCGAAgcccgcatcatcatcaacttcatcatcGACTCGCCGGCTCCAAATTTCGGGCCCAACAAACTTTCGACATCTAACTGCCGAGTCGTTCCAATAtccgacaccaacaccaccgccagctcctcgtcaGCGGGTTCGTTCATTTCGGCCACTCGAGCTCAGTATCTACGCACCAAAGAACCGACTTACGCCCATCCTACCTCACCTCGAGCGTGGAGAGAATTTCatcacaccaccgccgcgTGCTCACACGGCCAATAGCTCACGGTGGGATGCCAGTAGCACAACGACAGTTGGTGCCCCAGAACGGAGTTACTCAGTCATGTCTTTTCACATTCCGCGGAAGCACGTCCGTCAAAGCTCTGCCGGATCCGATGTGTCTACCGTCATGACAGCGCCGAGAATCCCGCCCAAGTCCAGAGCTCGTGCTTCCACGGCCCCCAATACCGAGAGAATCGTGGCGCGCATCGCCAGCGCCCTGGTAGAGAAGGAGCGGCTGCAGGCGGAGATCAACTCGGTTGTTGAGAGACAGAGTATTTACCTGGGCAGCAGGCCATCAACGGCTATCGATCCGAAGGACTTGTATCCGCTTCCTTCCATTCCTGCGATgcccgctgctgctccatCATTTGCCGAGAGACTGAGCACCGATCGGCCTAGCACCGCGCCTGCAaacaccggcaccaaccTTTATACACAGAGAAAAACCATGGAGTTGGCCCAAGCGGCCTTTaactcccacccaccacataCCCCTTATAGCCCCTCCCGTtacgatgatgaggaggttaccgacaacaacaacaacaacaacaacaacaacaaccaaactgACTACAGCTATCTCGACCGACCTCTGGCgccaccccttcctcttattctccgccctccccttCGCAAGAAGAAGTCCTTCTCCCGCGTTTCTAGCTGGCTATTCAACCCGGACGAGCAGCACAACTTCCAAAAGCCCGCGACCAGAGAAGGAAGCATCGATGAGTCAACCCTGGTCACCACCAGTCCCCGCCCGATCAAGGAGACGGATGGTTTCTACCAGTGCGTCGCCCCGCCCGAGGGCCTGCCGCGAACAAGCATGGAGACTTCCAGCTCAGTCTACACATACGAGACGACttccgaggaagaagatacCAAGACTGCCCCCACCACAAACTGGTCACCTGGCTCCAGCCCGAGGGTGAAGCAGACACAGACGCCAAAGCAGACACCCCCGCTCAGTCAACGGGTGAGGTTTGCGGTGGAGGACattgaggagaaggaagccaaGTCGAGGACATTCCAACCtagcccaccacccccgaagatgaagatggagaagggaATTGCGCCTGCGGTTGGGCTGGGGGTTccgatggggatggagggacACAGGCCGTTGAGTGTGGGTGTTGCGTTCTGA
- the SEC62 gene encoding Translocation protein S62 (EggNog:ENOG503NXZB; COG:U; BUSCO:EOG09263W7L): MQAPPPNGQMPMPTPEQIQEMQRRLAADAQAAGMTVPEFIEHIKRQQYEHMMRMQQQAQQQQQQQGGGGPQQQHQHQHQHQHGPPAQAQPIVPGPPNPLALVLAKFLRSQELKPRTVILNGERKDMFRVKRALRALQSDAYKKLRTKNPALPEITDRASLENAFKLLPMSMLALRVVQIDEHEGHDHAPAKKSSKRVKGLWTVRIEPQQEAGDDMYYVWLWEGSQVMRKVYAALALLIIFTLVCYPLWPVKLRQGVYYLSWAFLVFLGLFFAMAIFRVILFCVTYFVLKPGFWLFPNLWEDVSVVDSFKPVWAWHDPNPKKKKKSKKVKASATAGATFSAATGQAAPATASVNSTATQIASGPTPTQRSYLAPRVEELEDDEE; this comes from the exons ATGCaggcccctcctccaaatgGGCAAATGCCCATGCCCACCCCAGAACAGATCCAAGAGATGCAGAGGCGACTTGCTGCCGATGCTCAGGCTGCCGGCATGACAGTTCCAGAGTTCATTG AACACATCAAAAGACAGCAGTATGAGCACATGATGAGAATGCAGCAGcaggcccagcagcagcagcaacaacaaggtggcggtggtcctcagcagcaacatcaacaccagcaccagcatcaacacgGCCCCCCAGCCCAAGCCCAGCCAATTGTTCCCGGCCCTCCGAATCCGCTCGCCCTTGTGCTGGCCAAGTTCCTTCGCAGCCAGGAGCTTAAGCCACGCACAGTGATTCTCAATGGCGAGCGCAAGGACATGTTCAGA GTCAAACGTGCCCTTCGCGCTCTCCAATCCGATGCCTACAAGAAGTTGCGTACCAAGAACCCTGCTCTTCCAGAGATCACCGATCGTGCCTCCCTCGAGAATGCTTTCAAGCTCCTTCCCATGTCCATGCTTGCTCTCCGCGTCGTCCAGATCGACGAGCACGAGGGCCATGACCACGCTCCTGCCAAGAAGAGCAGCAAACGTGTCAAGGGTCTCTGGACTGTTCGCATTGAACCTCAACAAGAAGCAGGCGATGATATGTACTACGTTTGGCTCTGGGAAGGCAGCCAGGTCATGCGCAAGGTCTATGCCGCCCTtgctctcctcatcatcttcactCTCGTCTGCTACCCTCTCTGGCCGGTCAAGCTGCGCCAGGGTGTGTATTACCTCAGTTGGGCTTTCCTGGTCTTCCTGGGTTTGTTCTTCGCCATGGCTATCTTCCGTGTTATTCTCTTCTGTGTCACCTACTTTGTTTTGAAACCCGGCTTCTGGCTGTTCCCTAATTTGTGGGAGGATGTTTCTGTGGTGGACAGTTTCAAGCCTGTCTGGGCCTGGCACGAT CCCAACCctaagaagaagaagaagagcaagaaggtcaaggccTCAGCCACTGCTGGAGCAACTTTCTCAGCTGCTACTGGCCAAGCTGCCCCTGCTACTGCTTCTGTAAACTCCACAGCTACTCAGATCGCCTCTGGCCCGACTCCTACACAACGTAGTTACCTGGCACCGAGggtcgaggagctggaggatgacgaggagtaG
- a CDS encoding uncharacterized protein (EggNog:ENOG503NV0H; COG:L), which produces MESARKRRVSDGDEDGQNDNQQRSAPQSLTHPISPPLKKRRLPDTPTEAKYHPPFKSVGSPFQLTKIKDLPAGLNKDTYTLRDVLGDPLISECWEFNYLHDIDFLMSAFDEDVRSLVKVHVVHGFWKREDPNRLALQESAARFNNVTLHAAFLPEMFGTHHSKMFILLRHDDTAQIVIHTANLITRDWTNMTQGAWLSPRLPLLKPEHDEGRPRIGNGAKFKLDFLNYLRAYDTKRPTCKDITAKLMKYDFSSINGSLISSVPGRHTVTQSTSSTNFGWAAMKSALAAVPIHSTIEHKPEVAIQISSIATLGPTDSWLKNTFLNTLGNTPATTFKVVFPTPDEIRKSLDGYMSGGSIHTKTQSPQQVKQLQYLKPLFHHWANDSASGLPINASKVKNSGRKRAAPHIKTYIRSHRPTPESSETDIHIDWALLTSANLSKQAWGEALSAKENTVRISSYEIGVLVWPGLYGENAVMKPAFLEDALPPPEQTRGDGDGKGKEDYDGKDEVVEVALRMPYDLPLQPYGPGEVPWVATASHTEPDWMGRIWQA; this is translated from the exons ATGGAATCGGCAAGGAAAAGGCGCGTCAgcgatggagatgaagatggccAAAACGATAATCAGCAACGGTCGGCTCCTCAGTCACTTACACATCCCATAAGCCCCCCACTCAAGAAACGGCGACTACCAGACACACCCACCGAAGCCAAATACCACCCGCCGTTCAAGTCTGTTGGGTCGCCTTTTCAGTTAACAAAGATCAAAGATCTTCCCGCGGGGTTGAACAAGGATACCTATACGTTGCGGGATGTCCTGGGGGACCCTTTGATATCAGAATGTTGGGAGTTCAACTACCTCCACGATATCGACTTCCTCATGTCAGCctttgatgaggatgttcGAAGTCTCGTAAAAGTCCATGTTGTTCATGGGttctggaagagggaggaccCGAATAGGTTGGCGCTCCAA GAATCTGCCGCTCGCTTCAACAATGTCACCCTCCATGCAGCATTTCTTCCCGAAATGTTCGGTACACATCATTCCAAGATGTTCATCCTTCTCAGACACGACGATACAGCCCAGATCGTCATACATACAGCCAATCTCATCACAAGAGACTGGACAAACATGACACAAGGAGCCTGGTTGTCTCCTAGACTTCCTCTACTGAAGCCCGAACATGACGAAGGTCGGCCCAGAATAGGCAATGGAGCCAAGTTTAAACTGGACTTTCTAAACTATCTTCGAGCCTATGACACCAAAAGACCAACTTGCAAAGACATCACCGCCAAGCTCATGAAGTACGacttctcctccatcaatGGCTCATTAATATCTAGTGTTCCAGGCCGACACACGGTCACTcagtccacctcctccacaaatTTTGGCTGGGCAGCCATGAAGTCAGCTCTCGCCGCTGTCCCCATTCACAGCACCATTGAACACAAACCAGAAGTTGCCATTCAGATCTCCAGTATAGCCACCTTGGGCCCAACTGACTCCTGGTTGAAAAACaccttcctcaacaccctcggcaACACGCCCGCCACCACTTTCAAAGTCGTCTTCCCCACCCCAGACGAGATCCGAAAATCTCTCGACGGTTACATGTCCGGCGGCTCGATTCACACCAAAACCCAGTCCCCTCAGCAAGTCAAGCAGCTCCAGTATTTGAAACCATTGTTCCACCACTGGGCCAACGACTCCGCGTCTGGTTTGC CCATCAACGCTTCCAAAGTCAAAAACTCCGGCCGCAAGCGCGCGGCCCCCCACATCAAAACTTATATCCGCTCCCACCGCCCAACCCCGGAGTCATCCGAGACAGACATACACATCGACTGGGCCCTGCTCACGTCAGCCAACCTCTCTAAACAAGCCTGGGGCGAGGCCCTCTCCGCAAAAGAGAACACCGTCCGAATCTCTTCCTACGAAATCGGAGTGTTGGTCTGGCCGGGGTTGTATGGCGAGAATGCGGTGATGAAGCCTGCTTTCCTGGAGGAtgcactccctcctccggaACAAACtcgtggtgatggagatggcaaGGGAAAGGAAGATTATGACGGGAAGGATGAGGTCGTCGAGGTGGCTTTGAGGATGCCCTATGACCTGCCTCTGCAACCATATGGACCGGGCGAGGTTCCTTGGGTGGCAACTGCTAGTCATACCGAGCCGgattggatggggaggatttggCAGGCTTGA